A region of Bacillus cabrialesii DNA encodes the following proteins:
- a CDS encoding class D sortase: MKKAFPLFIIAAGLLLIGYGVWKVVDTNQKTAEALEEAKLAAGHPKTQKNKEKDAQKASFKPKAGEAVGVLEIPKINAELPIVEGTDADDLEKGVGHYKESYYPNENGQIVLSGHRDTVFRRTGELKKGDQLKILLPYGSFQYKIEKMKIVDKNDTSIITLQHKKEELILTTCYPFSYIGNAPKRYIIYGKRI; this comes from the coding sequence ATAAAAAAAGCGTTTCCTTTGTTCATCATAGCTGCCGGACTCCTCCTGATAGGTTACGGGGTCTGGAAAGTGGTGGATACCAATCAAAAGACAGCGGAAGCTTTAGAAGAAGCCAAGCTGGCAGCGGGACATCCTAAAACCCAAAAAAACAAGGAGAAAGACGCACAAAAAGCATCTTTTAAACCTAAGGCCGGGGAAGCTGTCGGTGTTCTTGAGATCCCAAAAATAAACGCAGAGCTTCCGATTGTAGAGGGAACCGACGCAGATGATTTGGAAAAGGGCGTCGGCCACTACAAAGAAAGCTATTATCCAAATGAAAACGGACAAATTGTGTTATCAGGGCATCGAGATACCGTCTTTCGCCGGACCGGAGAACTAAAAAAAGGTGATCAATTAAAGATTCTGCTGCCATATGGAAGTTTTCAATATAAGATTGAGAAAATGAAAATTGTCGATAAAAATGATACTTCCATTATTACGCTGCAGCATAAAAAAGAGGAGCTTATTCTAACTACGTGTTATCCTTTTTCCTACATTGGAAATGCTCCAAAGCGATATATCATTTATGGAAAGCGGATTTGA